TACCATCATTATCCGGGCGGATATGGCTGGAGTCAAGAAAGAAGACATGGAGGTGGAGATCAACGCCAAGGCCGTCCGTATTTTCGGAAAGCGCAGCGAAATCTCTCCGGGACAGAATGGCACATACCGGCTTGCTGAAATCCAGTATGGGGAATTCGAGCGCATTCTCTTTCTTCCCGCCCCGGTGGATACGGAAATCGTGAACGCCACCTATCTCAACGGTTTTCTGCAGATCACGCTCGCCAAGCTTCCAATGGACGTTACCCACAAAATCCCGATCAGCGATGAATGATCCGATTGCGCCGTATTCCATGTGCCGTGCTCGCTGAAATTCCACCCGTATATGGAGGTCACCCATGTCTGATATAACACAACAAACCGAAGATTCGACAGAAAAACCGATCGAATTCTTACCGATACTTCCGCTTTTCGATGCAACGCTGTTTCCCAAGATGGTGCTGCCGCTCATGGTCATGCAGCCCGAATCCGTGCAGCTCGTCGATGAGGCGATGTCCAAAAACCGGATCATCGGACTCGTCGTATCCCGCAAGATCGAAAAGGAGGATGCACCGCCTAAAGAGGCTCTGTTTGAAATCGGCACGAGTGCGCTGATTCTCAAGATGGCCAAAACCCAGGACGGCAGGGCGCAGCTTCTGGTTCAGGGCTTGAACCGCTTCCGGATCCTCGAATATATCGAGGGAAAGCCTTACCTGCAGGCCAGAATTCAAATCGTTGCCGAGCAGGAAACCAAGAACACCGAAATCGAAGCCATGATGAGCCGGGTACTGCAGCTATTCGGCCGGGTTGCGGAGCTTTCTCCCGGCATGCCGCCTGAAATCGGCGCCATGGCCAAAACCATCACGGAACCGGGTGTGCTGGCCGACATGGTGGTTTCGACCATCAATGTGACCAATGAAGATCGCCAGAAAACGCTCGAAATCATGGATGTCGCCGAACGTCTGAAATTCGTCCTGAAGCTCATCAGCCATCAGGTCGAAATTCTCGAACTGGGCAACAAGATTCAGAGCCAGGTGAAAGGAGACATGGACAAGAGCCAGCGGGAGTATTTCCTGCGCCAGCAGCTCAAGGCCATCCGGGAAGAGTTGGGCGAAAAGGACGATGGATCGGTCGAAGTCGAGGAATACAAGAAAAAGATCGAGGAGCGAAATCTGCCGGAAGAAGCGCGGAAGGAAGCCGAACGGGAGCTGTCCAGACTTTCCCGGATGCACCCGTCTTCTGCGGAATACACCGTGGCATCCACGTATCTTGACTGGTTGACCGCGCTGCCCTGGCATGAAACCACCACGGACAACATCGACATCAAGAAGGCCCGCAAAATTCTCGATGAGGATCATTTCGGGCTGGAAAAGGCAAAAAAGCGCATCATCGAATACCTGGCCGTTCGAAAACTCAATCCCGAATCCAAAGGACCGATCCTTTGTTTTGCAGGCCCTCCGGGAACCGGAAAGACATCTCTCGGACATTCCATCGCCAGGGCGCTGGGGCGCAAATTTCACCGGATTTCCCTTGGCGGGGTTCGGGATGAGGCGGAAATCCGGGGGCATCGCCGGACGTATGTGGGAGCGTTGCCCGGGCGGATCATTCAGGGAATCCGCAGGGCCGGAACCAAAAACCCCGTATTCATGCTCGATGAAATCGACAAGGTCGGAAGCGATTTCCGGGGAGACCCTTCCTCCGCGCTTCTCGAAGTGCTCGATCCGGAGCAAAATGCCACGTTTCAGGACCATTATCTCGATGTACCCTTCGATCTGTCCAATGTCATGTTCATCACGACGGCCAATGTTCTCGATACCATTCCGCCCGCCCTGCGGGACAGGATGGAGGTGCTGCAGCTTCTGGGCTACACCGAGGATGAAAAAGTGAAGATCGCCAATCGCTATCTCATTCCCAGGCAGCGGAAAGCGCATGGCATAACGGCCTCCCAGATCACGTTCACCCAGGGCGCCATCCGGTTCATCATCTCCGGCTATACCCGGGAGGCGGGCCTTCGCAATCTCGAGCGGGAGATCGCCACCGTCTGCCGGGGAGTCGCCACGAAGATTGCGGAAGGGGAATCCGATTCCGTCATCATCAATCAAAACAATGTGCCGGAATTTCTGGGGCCGGTCCGGCAGATTCCGGAAACCAAGGCCAGAATCATGTCTCCCGGTTTGGCAACCGGCCTGGCCTGGACCCCTGCGGGCGGAGATATCCTCTTTATCGAAGCGACGGCCATGCGGGGCAGCAAGGGGCTGACCCTGACGGGGCAGTTGGGTGATGTGATGAAGGAATCGGCCCAGGCGGCGCTCTCCTTCATCCGCTCGAATGCGAACGCACTGGGAATTGCCGATGATTTCTACGAAAAACACGATATCCATATCCACATTCCGGCAGGCGCCATTCCCAAGGATGGGCCATCTGCAGGGGTGACGATGCTGACGGCCTTAACCTCGCTCATGACCGGAAAGCTCGTCAAAAAAGACCTGGCCATGACCGGCGAGATCACCCTCAGGGGCCAGGTGCTTCCCGTCGGCGGGATCAAGGAAAAGGTGCTTGCGGCCCACCGGGCTGGAATCAAGACCATCATCATGCCCAAATGGAACGAAAAAGACCTGGATGAAATCCCCAAATCGGTCCAGAAAGACATCCAGTTTCATTTCGTGGACAAGATGATGGATGTGCTGAAACTTGCCCTGGAGAAATAGGGAAAAGGGATGATCAAACGGATGCAAGGCCTTGCAGTGGCGCTGGTGGTGCTGTCGATGGTGTTCTGGTTTGGTGGATGCGCCAAGAAGGTTCCGACAGCGCCGCTGCCTCCGCCTGCTGCGCCCAAAGCCCCGCCTGCAACCACCCTTCCCCCTACAAGCAGGCCGTATCAAGTCCTCGGCAAATGGTATTATCCGCTTCCGGATGCAAGGGGATTTCGCGAAACCGGCATTGCGAGCTGGTACGGAAAGCCTTTCCATGGCCGGAAAACCGCCAACGGTGAAATCTATGACATGTATGCCGAATCGGCCGCGCACAAGACGCTGCCGCTGGGTACGGTCGTCCGGGTGCGCAATCTGCTGAACGGCAAGGAGATGGACATCCGGGTCAACGACCGGGGGCCTTTCGTGGAAGGCCGGATCATCGAT
This Desulfatirhabdium butyrativorans DSM 18734 DNA region includes the following protein-coding sequences:
- a CDS encoding Hsp20/alpha crystallin family protein — protein: MEYIKIKFGNELNAINSRFETTLEHMFRSMNKGFSLCSPSWTPPMDIYETQDTIIIRADMAGVKKEDMEVEINAKAVRIFGKRSEISPGQNGTYRLAEIQYGEFERILFLPAPVDTEIVNATYLNGFLQITLAKLPMDVTHKIPISDE
- the lon gene encoding endopeptidase La, which translates into the protein MSDITQQTEDSTEKPIEFLPILPLFDATLFPKMVLPLMVMQPESVQLVDEAMSKNRIIGLVVSRKIEKEDAPPKEALFEIGTSALILKMAKTQDGRAQLLVQGLNRFRILEYIEGKPYLQARIQIVAEQETKNTEIEAMMSRVLQLFGRVAELSPGMPPEIGAMAKTITEPGVLADMVVSTINVTNEDRQKTLEIMDVAERLKFVLKLISHQVEILELGNKIQSQVKGDMDKSQREYFLRQQLKAIREELGEKDDGSVEVEEYKKKIEERNLPEEARKEAERELSRLSRMHPSSAEYTVASTYLDWLTALPWHETTTDNIDIKKARKILDEDHFGLEKAKKRIIEYLAVRKLNPESKGPILCFAGPPGTGKTSLGHSIARALGRKFHRISLGGVRDEAEIRGHRRTYVGALPGRIIQGIRRAGTKNPVFMLDEIDKVGSDFRGDPSSALLEVLDPEQNATFQDHYLDVPFDLSNVMFITTANVLDTIPPALRDRMEVLQLLGYTEDEKVKIANRYLIPRQRKAHGITASQITFTQGAIRFIISGYTREAGLRNLEREIATVCRGVATKIAEGESDSVIINQNNVPEFLGPVRQIPETKARIMSPGLATGLAWTPAGGDILFIEATAMRGSKGLTLTGQLGDVMKESAQAALSFIRSNANALGIADDFYEKHDIHIHIPAGAIPKDGPSAGVTMLTALTSLMTGKLVKKDLAMTGEITLRGQVLPVGGIKEKVLAAHRAGIKTIIMPKWNEKDLDEIPKSVQKDIQFHFVDKMMDVLKLALEK
- a CDS encoding septal ring lytic transglycosylase RlpA family protein, translating into MIKRMQGLAVALVVLSMVFWFGGCAKKVPTAPLPPPAAPKAPPATTLPPTSRPYQVLGKWYYPLPDARGFRETGIASWYGKPFHGRKTANGEIYDMYAESAAHKTLPLGTVVRVRNLLNGKEMDIRVNDRGPFVEGRIIDLSYACAQKLEVAGPGTAPVEVVAIGTTDAAAQSGKVDPNYFYTGNFTIQVGAFANRANADRLRQRLDREGYPYSHVVQGLVESGTVYRVRVSRSTSLEQAQVYQKHFRDNGFGDAFVVAE